Proteins encoded in a region of the Fundulus heteroclitus isolate FHET01 chromosome 2, MU-UCD_Fhet_4.1, whole genome shotgun sequence genome:
- the lrrc4.2 gene encoding leucine-rich repeat-containing protein 4.2: MSPLAQVNVQSTWNTALLAVLSLMVSALSMCQSTGPGLGSKIPQNCPGVCSCTNQLSKVVCTRRGLIRVPPNIPANTRYLNLMENSIETIQADTFRHLHHLEVLQLGRNAIRQIEVGAFNGLTSLNTLELFDNRLTVIPSGAFEYLSKLRELWLRNNPIESIPSYAFNRVPSLMRLDLGELRKLEYISEGAFEGLHNLKYLNLGMCSLREFPNLSPLLGLEELEISENVFPELKPGAFRGLKNLRKLWIMNSAITIIERNAFDDITALVELNLAHNNLSSLPHNLFTPLQYLVELHLHHNPWGCDCDVVWLSWWLRENIPTNSTCCGRCHTPIQMRGRYLVEVDQTTFQCSAPVILDAPRDLNISAARVAEMKCRTAAMSSVRWLLPNGTVLTHGSAHPRISVLNDGTLNFSNVLPSDTGVYTCMVSNMAGNSNASAYLNVSNAELNTSNLSYFTTVTVEVLEPTVEDTPKPKPTLPASPSVFQPVFISTPTVLFQNTQTPRQVSVPTARVPSGPPASLDEMMKTTKIIIGCFVAVTLLAAAMLIAFYKLRKRHQQRSTVAAARTIEIIQMEEEVPPVPPPTSGSSGSDDTGLVLPTLVEHNSNTFKPGFVSSSSSSRQGSYGAHWTQNNSLHRSVRQHHSHISIIADPYVIMTSHGKEKVQETQI, from the coding sequence ATGAGTCCGTTGGCCCAGGTTAATGTGCAGTCTACCTGGAACACAGCCCTGCTCGCCGTGCTTTCCCTAATGGTGTCTGCTCTCAGTATGTGCCAGTCCACGGGCCCCGGGTTGGGCTCAAAAATTCCACAGAACTGTCCAGGTGTGTGCTCCTGCACCAACCAGCTCAGCAAGGTGGTGTGCACCCGCAGAGGCCTGATTAGGGTTCCTCCGAACATCCCAGCCAACACCAGGTACCTGAACCTGATGGAGAACAGCATAGAGACTATACAGGCAGATACCTTCAGACATTTGCATCATCTGGAGGTGTTGCAGTTGGGCAGAAATGCAATCAGGCAGATTGAAGTGGGGGCTTTTAATGGTTTGACCAGTCTGAATACCCTGGAGTTATTTGACAACAGACTAACAGTCATACCAAGTGGAGCTTTTGAGTATCTTTCAAAGTTGAGAGAACTGTGGCTCAGAAACAATCCAATTGAGAGCATTCCCTCTTATGCCTTTAACCGAGTTCCCTCGCTCATGAGACTAGACCTGGGAGAGCTGAGGAAGTTGGAGTACATCTCTGAAGGGGCTTTTGAGGGCCTTCACAACCTCAAGTACCTGAATTTAGGGATGTGCAGTTTGAGGGAGTTTCCAAATTTGTCACCTCTCTTGGGGTTGGAGGAGTTGGAgatttctgaaaacgttttccCAGAGctaaagcctggggcttttcgTGGGCTTAAGAATTTACGGAAACTTTGGATTATGAACTCTGCCATTACAATTATTGAGAGGAATGCATTTGATGACATCACTGCTTTGGTGGAGTTGAATCTTGCCCATAATAATTTATCATCCCTTCCCCATAACCTATTCACCCCTCTACAGTACCTGGTGGAGCTACATCTACACCACAACCCTTGGGGCTGTGATTGTGATGTAGTCTGGCTGTCCTGGTGGCTCAGAGAAAACATTCCCACCAATTCCACCTGTTGTGGACGCTGTCACACCCCAATCCAGATGAGAGGAAGATACTTAGTGGAAGTTGATCAAACAACATTTCAGTGTTCAGCACCAGTCATACTCGATGCTCCAAGAGATCTGAACATTTCTGCAGCAAGAGTGGCAGAAATGAAGTGTCGCACAGCAGCTATGAGTTCTGTACGATGGCTTCTCCCTAATGGGACCGTGTTAACCCATGGCTCAGCTCACCCAAGGATATCTGTTCTCAACGATGGAACACTCAACTTTTCCAATGTTCTCCCCTCAGACACAGGGGTCTACACTTGCATGGTGAGCAACATGGCAGGCAATTCCAATGCTTCTGCTTATCTAAATGTCAGCAATGCTGAACTTAACACGTCTAACCTATCCTACTTTACAACTGTAACAGTGGAAGTTTTGGAACCCACCGTGGAAGATACTCCTAAGCCCAAACCCACTTTACCTgcctccccctctgtttttcAACCTGTCTTTATCTCCACACCAACTGTGCTGTTCCAAAATACTCAAACTCCAAGGCAGGTTTCAGTTCCCACAGCCAGAGTCCCTAGTGGGCCACCTGCCAGTCTGGATGAGATGATGAAAACCACAAAAATCATCATTGGCTGTTTCGTTGCTGTTACTTTACTGGCAGCCGCCATGTTGATAGCATTCTATAAACTGCGTAAGAGGCATCAGCAGAGGAGTACTGTGGCTGCAGCCAGGACCATAGAAATTATACAAATGGAGGAAGAGGTTCCACCTGTTCCACCACCTACATCCGGGTCCAGTGGCTCTGACGACACAGGTTTGGTACTGCCAACATTAGTGgaacacaacagcaacacatttAAGCCTGggtttgtttcttcttcttcttcatcccGACAAGGGAGCTATGGGGCCCACTGGACCCAGAACAACTCTCTTCATCGCTCAGTGAGACAGCATCACAGCCACATCAGCATCATTGCTGATCCCTATGTCATAATGACTTCTCACGGCAAGGAGAAAGTTCAAGAGACCCAAATCTAA